Within Deltaproteobacteria bacterium, the genomic segment CGCATGAATTTCTTGCCGGTCTCGGGCATGAACTGCCACATGCCCAGCGCGCCCACACCCGAGCGCGCGCGTACGTTGAACGAGGACTCGACCAACGGCAAATAGGCCAACTCTGCCGGCAAGCCTTCGTCGCGAAATATTTTTAGCATCTGCGCCATGTAGCGGCCGGACATTTTCAACCCTGCGGCGAAGGACTCCTTGGCGCCGCGCTGGCTGCGAATGCGGCTTTCGTCATCGGCGAGCTGGTATTCCGCGGCGATGCGCGCCCGCTCTTTGGCCACCAGCGCGCGCCCTTGGTCGTTGTCCGGCAGCCGCAGCACGCTGTAGATTTTTGCCGGATCGGCGGGATCGAACAACACAACATCGCCCATGCCGTAGCTGGAAAAAATCTGCCGCCAGAACTCCACCGCGCCTTCCAGACCTGCGGGCACGGCGAACGGCGCTTCTTGGCTCCACGCCGGAGAGATGCGCAGCAGCGAAAGCAAAACCCATGTCAGGATAAAAGTACGGTTGCGAAGCATCAAAGTTGTTTTAACCAAGAGAAATTTGACCGATAGTAGCAAACGCGTTAAGGTCAGTCAAAATTTTTCTTTAATCGAGTGCGGCTTGTCCAGTCGAACACTTATTTTCTTCGCCATCGCCTTAAGCTGTCACAACGTCGCGTGCCGTTCTGCGCCAGCCGAGCGGCCGCCGGGTTATCTAATCGCCGGCATTGAATCCCATCCGCTTCAGCTCGATCCGCGCCATGCCACCGATACCAACTCGGTGCGCATCGGCAATCTGATTTACAGCCCGCTGCTGCGTTCCGATGAACACTTACGGCTGCAACCGGATCTCGCCGCCAGTTGGCGCCAAGTGGATGCACTTAATTATGAATTCACCCTGCGCCGAGGCGTGCGCTTTCACAATGGCCATGCGCTCACCGCCGCCGACGTAAAATATACGTTCGAGTCGATCCTCGACCCGGCCAACCGTTCACCCAAGCGCGGTCAACTGAAACATCTCGTCGCCGTCGAACAGACCGGAAGTCATCAGTTGCGCTTTCAACTAGACGCACCGCACACACCCTTTGTCGAGCAATTCACCCTCGGCATCGTTCCCGAAGGTTCGCCGCTGACTGACAAACCACCGCCAGGCTCAGGTCCATTTAAGCTAGAAGCCATCGCTGTAGGCGAAAAGATTACGCTCAAATCCAACGACGATTACTGGAACGGTAAACCATCTCTGGCCGGGGTGATTTTCAAAACCATTCCCGACGCCATGGTGCGCGCCTTAGAATTTAAAAAAGGAAGCATCGATTTCATGCAGAACGACATCGAGCCCGACATGCTGCCCTGGCTCAAGAAAAATACTGGCGCCGACGTTGGCGTCCATCAAGGCACCTCGTTTCAATACATCGGCATCAACCTCAGCCATCCGATCTTACGCCAGCGCAAAGTGCGCCAAGCCCTGGCCCTGGCGATCGATCGCGACGCGATCATCAAAAACTTGCTCAAAGACACCGGCAGCGCCGCCACCGGCTTGATGTCGCCAATCAGCTGGGCCTACGACGACACGGCGCGCCCGTGGCCCCACGATCCGGCCAAGGCGAAACAACTTCTCGACGAAGCCGGCTACGCCGATCCCGACGGCGAGGGACCGCGGCCGCGCTTTCGCTTGTCGTTCAAGACGACCAATATCGATCTGCGCCGGCGCATCGCCGAAGCGCTCAAAGAGCAGCTGCAAAAAGTCGGCATCGAACTGGAAATCCGCAGCTACGAGTGGGGGACTTTTTTCGGCGACATCAAGAAAGGCAACTTTCATCTCTATTCGCTGGCCTGGACCGGCATCATGGACCCGGATGTTGAATACCAAATCTTTCACTCCACCAACGTGCCGCCCAACGGCGACAACCGCGGCCGCTACAACAATCCGCAAATCGACCGCCTGCTCGAACAAGGCCGCATCAGCGCCGACGAAAGCGAACGCAAGCGCATCTACGGCCAAACCCAAAAAATATTCGCCGAAGATCTCCCCTGCGTGCCGCTCTGGTGGTGGAAAAACGTCGTGGTGAAAAAGCCGTCGGTTCAAGGCTTCGTTCCCTACCCCGACGGCGATTTTTTCTCGCTGAGGAACGTAACCTTGCAGTAATTCATCCGTGTAGGGGCGACCGGCGGTCGCCCGTACTCCACGACCAGCCGAGCACAGCAAGCCGTAACCAAATAGGGAATTGAATGTTCACCACGAAGGACACGAAGAGCACGAAGGTCGGAAAGTTTTTTATCCGAAACCTTCGTGTCCTTCGTGCCTTCGTGGTGAGAAGGTATTTTTGACTCAGCAGCCCAACATTAGCCAAAGCAATCGGCATCCATGAAACGCTACTTCACCCACCGCCTGCTGCTTCTGCTGCCGACGCTATTCGGCGCGCTCACGTTGGTGTTTGCGCTGATTCATTTTATTCCCGGCGATCCGGTGGAAATCATGCTCGGCGAAACCGCCACTTCCGCCGACAAACTGGAACTGCGCCGCAACCTCGGCTTGGACCAACCATTACTCACCCAATACAAAACCTTTCTCGTCAACCTCGCCGGCGGGAATCTTGGCCGATCTCTTTACGAACAATCCAGCGTCAGCGCAATCATCGCCGTGCGTCTACCGGCAACACTTGAATTGGCCACCTTCGCCATGATCGCTGCGGTGCTAATTTCCTTTCCGCTTGCTATCCTCGCCGCGGTTCATCGCGGTGGATTGCTCGACCGCGGCGCGCTGCTCTTTTCTCTCTTCGGTCTGTCGCTGCCGAATTTTTGGCTCGGCCCGTTACTGATGTTGTTTTTCTCCATCCAACTCGGCTGGACGCCGGTGTCCGGGCGCGGCGGATTGAGTCATCTATTTTTGCCGGCGTTGACACTCGGCCTGGGCATGGCGGCCATTCTCACGCGCATCTTGCGCGCCAGCTTACTGCAAACCATGCACGAAGACTTTGTCCGCACTGCCCGCGCCAAAGGTTTGGCGGAAAAACAAGTTTGGCTCAAACACACCTTGCGCCATGCGCTCATGTCGACGATCACGATCGTCAGCTTGCAGTTCGGCGCCCTGCTCGCCGGCTCGCTGATCACCGAGACAATATTCAGTTGGCCGGGCATCGGTCGATTGACCGTACAGGCAATTCAAACCCGCGACTACCCGTTGGTACAAGGCTGCGTTTTGGTCATCGCGGTCGCTTATCTGCTGGTCAATTTCATCACCGATCTGCTCTACAAACTCGTCGATCCGCGCGTCAGCTATGAAAAATAACTTTTTGCTGTGCTGCGGCGCATTGCTTCTGCTATTGCTCGTCGGCGCGTCGTTGTTGGCTCCAGCGCTGGCACCGCACCCGCCGCTGCGGCAAAATCTTGCGAACGATCTCGTCGCCTACAGTGCCGATCATCCCCTGGGCACCGACAAACTCGGCCGCGACATCCTGAGCCGCATGCTCTACGGCGGCAGAATCTCTCTGCTCGTCGGCGTCACGACAGTTTCGCTTTCTCTCGCTATCGGCTTCATCGTTGGCGCGTTAGCGGGCTACTGCGGCGGCTGGGTCGATCTGCTGCTCATGCGTTTGGTCGACATTCTGCTCGCCTTTCCCGGCATCCTGCTCGCCATCGCGTTTACCGCCGTGCTCGGCCCCGGCCTCGACCACGTCGTCCTGGCGTTGTGTTTAATCGGCTGGACCAGCTACGCCCGCTTGGTGCGTGGCGAGATTCTCACACTGCGCGAACGCGACTTCGTTCAAGCCGCACGCGCCCTGGGCGGCGCACCGGCGCGCATCGTCTGGCGTCATCTATTGCCCAATCTTCTGCCGCCGCTCATGATCCAAGCCACCTTCGGTCTCGCCGCCGCCATCGTCGCCGAAGGCAGCCTGAGCTTTCTCGGCCTCGGCGTCGCACCACCGACACCGTCCTGGGGCTCGATGTTGAACGACGGCAGGCAATTTCTACTGGTAGCACCGCATCTGACCACGTATCCCGGTCTAGCGATCATGCTCACTGTGTTGGGATTGAATCTCGTCGGCGACGCCTTGCAAGAACGACTAGAACGGCGCCAGTCCTAGAGACAATCTGGAATTTGGAATATGGAATTTGTAATTCTGCGCCGCGCATTGCGCTTCCCACGTCGGCAATGCTAAGTAAAATGCATCAGGAGGCCCGCGCCATGAAACTCTACACCAGCCACACTTGACCCTACGCCCACAGGACAAGGATTGTCCTGGCCGAGAAGCAGCTCGCTTACGAAAAGATCGAAGTCGATCTCAAAAACAAACCGGACGATTTGGTCAAACAGAATCCCTACGGCAAAGTGCCGGTGCTGATCAACGACAATGGCGTGATCTTCGAGTCGGCGGTGATCAACGAATATCTCGACGAAAAATTTCCCCAAATACGGCTTATGCCGAGCGATTTCTTGAAGCGCTCGAAAGTGAGAATCTGGGTCGACTTCATGAACACCCGCGTCCATCCGACGGGCTCCGACCTGCAAAAAGACCGCGAGCCGGGAAAAGCCCGCGTGAGAATGGACCAACACCTGCGCGCCCTCGACGACGCGCTCATCGGCCAAGATTATCTGGTCGGCGAATATTCCCTCGCCGATGTGACATTTATTCCATTCTACACGCGGCGCGAGCGCTACAAGGTCGCCATCGACGACAACTACCCGAACCTAAGACGCTGGGCGGAAAGCTTGATCGCCCGGCCGCAGGTAGCGAAGACACTATAATAACACTCAACTGGAACGCTGGAGTAATGGAGCGTTGGGCCAATCCCACGACTCCAGCACTCCACCACTCCATTCCTACAGGAGCCTTCATGCAACCGATCCTCGTCAGTCCCCAAGAAATCCGCGGTATCGTCACCATGAGCGAAGCGGTGGAAGCGGTGCGCTTAGGCTTTCGCGAGTGGGGTGAGAACACGCAACTCAACGCGCCGCGCCGGCGCATTCACATTCCCACCGGCGTGCGCGTCAGCGTCCATCAAGGCGGCGTGCCGGCGGCCCACGCCACCGGCCTGATGACGCATTGCGAATGGGTCAAGCCGATGGCCAGTGAGCAGGTCTATCCGCGTTTGAACCATCCGGTCATCGTGCTCTACGACGCCGCCGAAGGAGAATTGAAAGGCATCATCGTCGGCGAGATCACGTGCAGCGAGCTGCCCGACAACGTCGCGGTCACCGGGCTGCGCACCGCCGCCACCAGCGCCGTCGGCACCGACTTGCTGGCGCGCCCGGATGCGACAAGCATGGGAATCTTCGGCGCCGCCGGTCAAGCAAAGAATCATCTGCTCGCGATCATGCAGGTGCGCAAACTGAAAACCGTCAAGGTCTACAGCCGCAATCCGGAAAACCGCAAACAGTTCTGCGACGAGATGGGGCCGATCACGAATTTGAATATAATCCCAGTCGCCTCGCCGGCCGAAGCCGTGCGCGGCGTCGATATCGTGCTCACCGCGACCAACTCCAGCGTGCCGGTGTTCGATGGCAATTTACTCGAACCGGGCCAGCATGTGACGACGATTGTCGGCAGCAACGTCGGCTTGGTCAAAGGCGGATTCACCGCCGCCAAGCGGCGCGAGATCGACGACGCGACGCTGGCGCGCAGCGACGTGCACGGCATCGTGTCGATTCAACAGGCGATCCAAGACGAACAAGCGGATATCTTCGATCCGGTCAACCGCGGCGTGATCAAGTGGGAGCAGTTAATTGAAATCGGCTCCATCCTCGCCGGCAACAACGAAGGCCGCACGCGTCTGGACCAGATTACCTTTTATAAAAACAACGCCGGCCAAGGCGTCGCCGACGTCGCGTTGGGCGCGAAAGTGTTGGAAAACATCAAAGCGAAAAAGGCCGGCACGATGCTGAACTACTGAATTGGAGTAATGGAGTATTGGAATGCTGGGGTAGTGGTATCCGAAACCCATCACTCCTTTACTCCACCACTCCATCACTCCAGTGTCTTCTTCTCCGCGCCGCGTATGGCGCAAGTGACGATGGCGATGGAACCCAAGCCGGCGATCACCAACCACGAGCTATGAAACGACTTGATAAACAGCTCTGGGCTCGCGCCCCATTCAGTGTACGGCGGCACCGTCGCGCCTTCCAGACCGAAATAGTTTAACCAGCGCAGAAACAACATACTTCCCAGCGCCACGCCCACGGCGTTACCGACGTTGGCCGAGGTCAGCGACAGACCGCTCACCGAACCGACGTGGCGCGCATCGACGGCGTTGAACATGCCGCTCAAATTGGGCGACTGAAAAAACGACCAGGCGAAACCTAGCAGCATCAGTGGAACCATGACAGAAACTTGTGTGCTGCTTGCATTCAACCCCGAGAAACCGATCATGGCGAGCACCGTCAGCGCCGCGCCGACGGTGCACATGGAGCGCGATCCGAGCTTGTCGCCGAGCCAGCCGCCGAGCGGCGCCAGACAGACGATCACGAGAGAAAAGAAAATGATCGTCAAGCCGACCTGGGTCGGCTTCACATGCAAAATCCCTTGGAGATAGAACGGCAGCAAAAAAAACGTCGACGCATGAGTGATGGTGACGAAGAAATGGCTCAAAACGCTGGCGGTCAGCAGTCTTATTTTGAATAAGGATAGATCGAGCAACGGCGCGGCGGTTTTGCCTTCATGACGCACCAACAACCACAAGCTCACGGCGGAAACCGCGAACAGTACCACGGACCATGCGCCAAAGCCGGATTTGGCGATTTGTTGAAGGCCGAGAATCAAGGATACAAACACGCTGAGTAGCGCGATCATGCCGAGGGGATCGATGGTCACGCCACCCTTGTCCGGATTTGACTCGGGCAAAATTCTCCACGACATGTAGCCCGCCAACAGCGCGATGGGCGCGATCATGAAAAACGTCCAACGCCAACCCACGGTGTCGACCAAGAACCCGCCCAGCGAAGGGCCGGCGATGTAGCCGACGTGAAACGCCATCGACATCATGCCCAGCGCCCGTCCCCTGCCCTCGTTGGCGTATAGAGTGGATGCGATGGAGCGGCCATTAGCGAGGATCATCGCGCCGCCGGCCGCTTCGACGATGCGAAACAAAATCAGGAGCCAAAAATAACCGCTCAAGCCGCACGCCGTCGAACCGATGGCGAGCAGGAGAAAGCCGGCGGCGTAAACTTTCTTCCGCCCCAGCCGATCGCCCAAGCGCGCCATGCTCAGCACCAGGCCGACGATGGTCAACTGATACGCCAGCGGAATCCACTGCACCACCGCGAGCGACAAACCGAAATGCAGCGAGATCGTCGGCAAAGCGACGATCACCGAGCGCGAATCCACCGCGCTCATAAACTGGCCGAGGCAGACATTGAACAGCGCGAGCCGTTGAAGGCGTGGAGTGAGAGTTGATAGAGCCATGGAATTGAATACTGCCTACCCGCACCAGGCCGGCGACCCGTAAGCACAGAAGAACAGACCACGTATCCGTTCGCCCTGAGCTTCGTCGAAGGGCTCCTTCCGGTTGACCGAACGTTCTTACTTGGATAGCGTGACTGGCAGAGATAATCCAGTTCTCAAGTATTGAAACAGATAACTGAACCAACGACGACGTTAACTAGATGAGGCGACAAGTTTTCCGTCATTCCGGCGCAGGCCGGAATCCAGGCTTTCTTTATCGTCGCCATGCTAACGAATATGGATGCCGGCCTGCGCCGGCATGACAAATCTTCTCTTCGGCCAAAGGCAAAGCATTTAAACCATCTCCGAAAGGTACAAGGCTCATGAGCAAAATCGCCATCGCGCAGATGCAATCCTCCACCGACAAGCCCAGCAACCTCAGAAAGGCGCGCGGATTTATCGACCAAGCCAAAAGCAAAAACGCGGAGCTTATCGCCTTCCCGGAATTTCTGATGGCGTTCTCGCCCGCCAGCCAAAGCGCCGCGGAGTTAACCGAAGTCGCGGAATCGCTTGACGGCCCGTTCATCGCAAGGCTGCGCGAAAGCGCGAAAGCAAACGGTATTGCCATCATCGCGCCGATCTACGAAACCAGTTCCGTGCCCCAACGAGTTTTCGACACGGCGGTTTGGATCGACGCCCAAGGCAACGTCGCTTCAGTTTATCGAAAACTCCATTTGTACGATGCCTTCGGCTTCAAAGAGTCCGACAAATTTCACCCCGGCGCCGACATCGCGCCGCAGATCAACTCCGGCGACGCCCACTTCGGTATGATGATCTGCTACGACCTGCGCTTTCCGGAAATGGCGCGCATGCTGACCTTGGCTGGAGCGAATATTTTGATTGCGCCGTCAGGCTGGGTCCAAGGCGATCTCAAGGTCGAGCACTGGCAGACCATGATCAAAGCCCGCGCCCTAGAAAACGGCTGCTTCGTCATCGCGCCCAACCAAGTCGGCAATATTTACACCGGCCACAGCTTGGCCGTCGATCCGCTGGGGAGAACCCTGGCTGATCTTGAAGAAACCGAAGATTTGCGCGTGATCGAATTAGATTTGAAATTGGTAAACGAAGTGCGCGAAAAACTGCCGCTGCTGAAGAACCGCCGCACCGATGTCTATGCGAAATATTCGCAGTAAGGACAATCGATCATGCTGCAACAGCTGAACATGCTTCGACAGGTCTCAGCATGAACGCGTTGTACTCAAGGTTTTCAATCTCTGATCCGTTCGTCCTGAGCACGTCGAAGGACTCCGAGGTATTTTTGGCACCCGGCTACCGAGCGGGAACCCCACCAGGATAAAGCTGCTTCAACAAACCGTCGTCGACGATCTGTTTCATAAAACGATCGTCGTTAAACTCGGCAACAAACTGATCGGCGGCTCGCCCCGTCACGCCTAAGTTTTCCAAAATCGTCTTGGTTCCTTCGGCGCTTGGATAAGGCACCGACTCCATATAGCGCGTGTCGGAATCGTAGGCGTGTTGCAACATCGTCGGATCGGAGACTCGCGTATATTTTTCTAACACCGCCTTAGCTTCGTTGGGGCGCCGTTTGATCTGCGCGATCGCCTCGGTGATGCCGGCGACGAAGCCGCGCACGCGGGCCGGCTGTTTAGTGGCGTAGCTCCTCATGACCACGCTGCAATTGCCGGCGTAAGGAATGTTCAAGTCGCCCAATTCGAGCAGCGGTTTGAATCCCACCGCGGCGGCTTGCAGATCATTGGGCGAGCTGGCGAAGACGCCGTGCACCCGGCCGTTGACCAACGCCGCAAACGCCGCGCTGGTCGAGCCGCTGTAGATGATCGAAATATCTTGCCCCTGTTTGAAACCTTGGCGCGCGATGAAAAGCTTCGCGGCATAATCGCTACCTGAACCGGGATTGGCCACCGCCAAGACTTTGCCGCGAAGATCGGCGATCTTTTGGATCCCTGGAACGACCATGATCTTCGACGTAAGTTTGTGCATGACGCAGGAAGCGACTACGACATCGGCGCCGCCCAGACGCATCTGCACCAGCGGCGGCCCGGCGGAAAAATAAATCTGAATATCGCCGCTCAACAAAGCCGGCCGCCCTGCCGCGCGCGGCAAATAGATCGGTTTGACCTGCAGGCCATACTTCTCAAACAGCTTGCTCTCGACCCCGACCCACAGCGGCAAAATCGACCCTGACAACGTGCCATGACCGGCAAGAATAATCGGCCGCTCCTGGGCGACGCTGAAAGATGGAGCATGAAATAGGAATACAGAGGAGAGAACAATCGATTTGAACCAAGAGCGATCGCAGTACATACAAAACCTCCGGAATAAGAGGCAACTAACGATCCAAAAACGAATCCGAACCGACCACGAACACGATCACGACTCACCAACCCGCTCAGCGCACCAGGAAAGCATTTCGATCTGCGCCATGGTTTCGACCAACGATCCCGCTTGGGAAACCAAACTCTCCGCTTTGACCAGCGATTCACCCAAAACCAAGAGCACTGAAACCGCGAACATCGCCGTGCGGCCGACGCCGCCGGCGCAGTGAATCAGCACCGCTTCGCCAGACTGCAAACGATTCGCCACGTCGTTCACCAGCGCCCAATAGGCGTCGCGATTTTCCGGCACGCCGCCTTCACGAATTTCAAAAATGACCACGGCACAGGGAACCGTGCCGGCGCTAAGCGCATCGGCGTATTGAGAAGACTTTTGGCGAATTTCGAATTGTTCGGTCAAGCAAACGATGGCGCCGACGGCGTCGTTCTGTACCTGCTGCCAAACCCGATCGAGGGCTTCAAAGCGGCCCGGCATGCTGTGCAGCAACATTCTGCCGGGCACCCGTGTGGGAAGATCGACACTGCGAAACATTTTTAATTTATGCCGATTTCCGGTTTAACAATCAACCAAACCGGAGAAATCGGATGAACGTAGGATTACACTCTTGGCGAACCGGTCGGCCAAAGGAAGGTTCCGCAATAATGCTAATGAATTATAGTGCCGAATGCCGCGACGGTCGAATCTAAGTCGTCGCCCAACGCACCTTGCCGGCGGCGATCTCGCGCAGCGCGATGACGATCTCGCGGTTATCCGACTCGACCAACGGCTTGGCGCCCTTCAACAACTGCTTGGCTCTTATCGACGCCAGCTGGACGAGATGAAAACGACTGGAAACATTATCTAAACAATCTTCAACGGTAATTCTTGCCATGAGAAACATTGTAGGCCTCGCCAGGGCATAACACAAAGACAGTTTGTGCTGCGCCGTCGCGTAGACGCTCTCGGCGAGCCAAGCTCGATGATAATCGTGAACGAAACTATGCAGTTGAAGAAAACAGCGACGGCGGAAAAATATTATTTATTTCTCCCTAGCGCCGGCCTTGCCGGCGGGTAATCAGGTAAACTCGCGGGCTAGACCGAACCAAGCGTCTTAACGGCGCGGAAAAGTTCCGCCACCGAAGGCTGCTCGCCAAACTCACCCTTCGTCCATGTAGTCGCGGCCGAAGCGGAATTGTTCGAAGCGTTTTTGCGCTTGAATCTGCTCGTTGATGGAGGGTCCGTCGCAAGGACCATAGTAATCGATCACGTCACCGGCGCCGATCTGAGCTGGCTTTCCAGGATCGTTAGGACCGACCGGCTGCAGTTTCTTATGACAGTACGCGCTCGCCACATTTTGCTGATCGACAGTAGCCGTCGTAAAACCACCGCTAGCACAACCGACAAGCGACAACAGGCCGAACGTGAGTGAGGTCGCACCGAGACGATTCATAAATTTTTCTCCTTGATCGGGTTCCGACAATCCTAATCTTTACCAATCACCACGGGGTTGTCAATTGCCAGTGAAATTGCCCGGGGCAAAAAACCCTACCCCCACTACGGCAATTCTATGTTACAAGAACTCAACTCGAATGCTCGGAGGCGTACATGATGATTCGCAGTCAATTGACCAACGGAACTTTCGTTGTCGCGCTGGCAGCGGTACTGGCCGGTTTCGCGGCTCCAGCGAGTGAGGCGCAGACGACCAAGGCGGCACCGCCGTGGAAGTTTCGCCTTGAAGAGGCGCGCATCGAAGACATTCATCGCGCGATTAGAACGCGGCAGATTACTTGCGAGAAAGTCGTCCAGGCCTATATCAATCGCATCCGCGCCTACGACGGCCAGTGCGTCGCGCCGGTAAATCCCAACGACGCCAACGATTCAAAAAACCATTTTCCCGACATCGCCAAATACAGCGGCACGCCGATGCAGCCAGGAGCGCTGCAAGCGACGATCTCCGATCCGTCCAAGCAACAAACCTACGGCTATATTCGCGGCGTGAAAAATACCGGTCAGCTCCGTTCGCTCAACACGGTCAACGTACGCAGCGAACGCTCGGTGACTTGCAAAGCCACCTGCGATCTTCATCCGTCCAAAGGCCCACTGCCCAGCACATGCAGTCAGAGTTGCGAAGCCTTTCGCGCCCAGCCTGATGGCATCGAGCGCGCCCGCGAACTCGACCGGCGCTTCGGCGCCAATCCCAACTTGACCGCCATGCCGCTTTACTGCGCGCCGTTTTCGATCAAAGACATTTTCGACGCCAAAGACATGCGCTCCACCGGCGGCGCGGATGTGAACTACGCGATAGACGCGGCGCCGATGGATTCGACGATCGTCGCCCAACTCCGCGCCAAGGGCGCGATCATTCTTGCCAAGGCCAACCTGAGCGAATACAACGGCGCCTCCGGCGACCCCGGTGGGGAAGCGAAAGCGGCGGCCGTCGTCCTCGGCGCCGGCAACTCGCGCAGCACCTGGGGCGGCAACCCGTGCAATCCCTACGACACCGAACGGGCCGCGGCCCAGGCGGCATCAAGCTCGGGCTCGGGCGTGTCGGTGGCGGCCAATCTGGTCGCTTGTTCGATTTGCGAAGAGACCGGCGGTTCTTGCCGCGTCCCTGCGGCCTATAACGGCCTTGCCAACCTCAACACCGGCAAGGCGATCATACCGTTCGGCGGCGGCATCGGCGCCGATCCATTCATCGATCGCGCCGGCATTCAGTGCCGCACCGTGAAAGACACCGCCATCGTCCTCGACGCCCTCAAAGATCCCCAGCGCGGCTACTACGATCCGCGCGATATTTACACCGCATTGCCCAAAGCTTTGATCTCGCAGCGGCCCTACGCCAGTTTCGCCGGGCAGAAAAGCTTGAAAGGCATGCGCATCGGTATCGTGCGCGAGTTCATGGTCAAGCACGGCGCCAACGACGCGGCGATCAGCGATCAGATCGATAAAGAGATCAAAACGATTCTGCGCGACAAATTGGGCGCTCAGCTGTTCGAGTCCGTCGATCCGCTCTATGGCGACGATCCGACCATCGCCAATCTCAAACCGAGCTTTCAAGAAGTGCTGGCGGAAATCCTGCCCTTCCACATGCCGGAATATTTGTTCAAGACTCTCGCCAATGGCGAGGCGGAGTTTCCGCTATTCGCCAGCAAGATCAACGTCAGCGTCGGTAAGACTCCCGGCGGCGGCACCCTGTCACCGGCGGAATACATGGCCCGCGCCGCCGAAGGCTTGGAACCTTTTCCACCCAATTTGAACCTGCGCCGCATCACCAACTTCCCGCGCACGTCGAGTTTCCGCTTTCACTTGAGCCAATATTTGATCCGGCGCGGCGATGATCGAGTTAAAGACTGGCCGTCGCTCAACGCCAATGCGAGTTACTACTCCGGCGACAAGCTGGCGGCGTTTATCAATTGGCAGAACTTGACC encodes:
- a CDS encoding ABC transporter substrate-binding protein; its protein translation is MRSSESKTHVRIKVRLRSIKVVLTKRNLTDSSKRVKVSQNFSLIECGLSSRTLIFFAIALSCHNVACRSAPAERPPGYLIAGIESHPLQLDPRHATDTNSVRIGNLIYSPLLRSDEHLRLQPDLAASWRQVDALNYEFTLRRGVRFHNGHALTAADVKYTFESILDPANRSPKRGQLKHLVAVEQTGSHQLRFQLDAPHTPFVEQFTLGIVPEGSPLTDKPPPGSGPFKLEAIAVGEKITLKSNDDYWNGKPSLAGVIFKTIPDAMVRALEFKKGSIDFMQNDIEPDMLPWLKKNTGADVGVHQGTSFQYIGINLSHPILRQRKVRQALALAIDRDAIIKNLLKDTGSAATGLMSPISWAYDDTARPWPHDPAKAKQLLDEAGYADPDGEGPRPRFRLSFKTTNIDLRRRIAEALKEQLQKVGIELEIRSYEWGTFFGDIKKGNFHLYSLAWTGIMDPDVEYQIFHSTNVPPNGDNRGRYNNPQIDRLLEQGRISADESERKRIYGQTQKIFAEDLPCVPLWWWKNVVVKKPSVQGFVPYPDGDFFSLRNVTLQ
- a CDS encoding ABC transporter permease, encoding MKRYFTHRLLLLLPTLFGALTLVFALIHFIPGDPVEIMLGETATSADKLELRRNLGLDQPLLTQYKTFLVNLAGGNLGRSLYEQSSVSAIIAVRLPATLELATFAMIAAVLISFPLAILAAVHRGGLLDRGALLFSLFGLSLPNFWLGPLLMLFFSIQLGWTPVSGRGGLSHLFLPALTLGLGMAAILTRILRASLLQTMHEDFVRTARAKGLAEKQVWLKHTLRHALMSTITIVSLQFGALLAGSLITETIFSWPGIGRLTVQAIQTRDYPLVQGCVLVIAVAYLLVNFITDLLYKLVDPRVSYEK
- a CDS encoding ABC transporter permease — its product is MKNNFLLCCGALLLLLLVGASLLAPALAPHPPLRQNLANDLVAYSADHPLGTDKLGRDILSRMLYGGRISLLVGVTTVSLSLAIGFIVGALAGYCGGWVDLLLMRLVDILLAFPGILLAIAFTAVLGPGLDHVVLALCLIGWTSYARLVRGEILTLRERDFVQAARALGGAPARIVWRHLLPNLLPPLMIQATFGLAAAIVAEGSLSFLGLGVAPPTPSWGSMLNDGRQFLLVAPHLTTYPGLAIMLTVLGLNLVGDALQERLERRQS
- a CDS encoding ornithine cyclodeaminase family protein, producing MERWANPTTPALHHSIPTGAFMQPILVSPQEIRGIVTMSEAVEAVRLGFREWGENTQLNAPRRRIHIPTGVRVSVHQGGVPAAHATGLMTHCEWVKPMASEQVYPRLNHPVIVLYDAAEGELKGIIVGEITCSELPDNVAVTGLRTAATSAVGTDLLARPDATSMGIFGAAGQAKNHLLAIMQVRKLKTVKVYSRNPENRKQFCDEMGPITNLNIIPVASPAEAVRGVDIVLTATNSSVPVFDGNLLEPGQHVTTIVGSNVGLVKGGFTAAKRREIDDATLARSDVHGIVSIQQAIQDEQADIFDPVNRGVIKWEQLIEIGSILAGNNEGRTRLDQITFYKNNAGQGVADVALGAKVLENIKAKKAGTMLNY
- a CDS encoding MFS transporter gives rise to the protein MALSTLTPRLQRLALFNVCLGQFMSAVDSRSVIVALPTISLHFGLSLAVVQWIPLAYQLTIVGLVLSMARLGDRLGRKKVYAAGFLLLAIGSTACGLSGYFWLLILFRIVEAAGGAMILANGRSIASTLYANEGRGRALGMMSMAFHVGYIAGPSLGGFLVDTVGWRWTFFMIAPIALLAGYMSWRILPESNPDKGGVTIDPLGMIALLSVFVSLILGLQQIAKSGFGAWSVVLFAVSAVSLWLLVRHEGKTAAPLLDLSLFKIRLLTASVLSHFFVTITHASTFFLLPFYLQGILHVKPTQVGLTIIFFSLVIVCLAPLGGWLGDKLGSRSMCTVGAALTVLAMIGFSGLNASSTQVSVMVPLMLLGFAWSFFQSPNLSGMFNAVDARHVGSVSGLSLTSANVGNAVGVALGSMLFLRWLNYFGLEGATVPPYTEWGASPELFIKSFHSSWLVIAGLGSIAIVTCAIRGAEKKTLE
- a CDS encoding carbon-nitrogen hydrolase family protein, which translates into the protein MSKIAIAQMQSSTDKPSNLRKARGFIDQAKSKNAELIAFPEFLMAFSPASQSAAELTEVAESLDGPFIARLRESAKANGIAIIAPIYETSSVPQRVFDTAVWIDAQGNVASVYRKLHLYDAFGFKESDKFHPGADIAPQINSGDAHFGMMICYDLRFPEMARMLTLAGANILIAPSGWVQGDLKVEHWQTMIKARALENGCFVIAPNQVGNIYTGHSLAVDPLGRTLADLEETEDLRVIELDLKLVNEVREKLPLLKNRRTDVYAKYSQ
- a CDS encoding glutathione S-transferase family protein, giving the protein MVKQNPYGKVPVLINDNGVIFESAVINEYLDEKFPQIRLMPSDFLKRSKVRIWVDFMNTRVHPTGSDLQKDREPGKARVRMDQHLRALDDALIGQDYLVGEYSLADVTFIPFYTRRERYKVAIDDNYPNLRRWAESLIARPQVAKTL